The following nucleotide sequence is from Aedes aegypti strain LVP_AGWG chromosome 3, AaegL5.0 Primary Assembly, whole genome shotgun sequence.
CTTTTTATTTGTGACTGTGAAAGATGCCAGGCTTGTCGGAAAAGGTTCCTATTTTTGCTTAAGAAATACCCAAGTTTTTCGTTGAAATCGCGCGTGAACCGGTAGTTTTGTGCTGAGATATTGGTTGGGTGAAGAAATTGAATGGATGCGAGGAATTGTGCAGTGTGAAATTCGTGTTTGCAAAACTAGCGGTTCACCTATATTTACACATGTGGAAGCGGATGACGGATGTTGACAGATTGTGGTCTCTTTATTTTTAGCCAATCCTAATCGACGGTCGCGGCCATCTGTTGGGCCGTTTGGCCTCGGTCATTGCCAAGCAGATCCTGAATGGCCGCAAGGTAGTGGTCGTGCGCTGCGAGGATTTGCAGCTGTCAGGACACTTCTTCCGGAACAAGATAAAGTTCTTGGCCTATCTGCGCAAACGGTGCAATGTCAATCCGGCCCGTGGCCCATTCCATTTCCGTGCCCCCAGCCGGATGCTGTGGAAGGCCGTCCGAGGAATGGTCCCACACAAGACCAAGCGAGGACACAACGCCTTGAAGCGCCTGAAGGTTTACGAGGGCATCCCATCGCCGTTTGATCGCCAGAAGCGTCTGTGTGTCCCAACGGCCATGAGACAGCTCTGCCTGCGTCCCGACAGGAAGTTCTGCGATGTCGGACGAGTTGCCCATGAAGTTGGCTGGAAGTACCGAGACGTTGTCAACAACCTGGAAGCCAAGAGGAAGATCAAGTCCCGGTTGTCGTACTTGCACTCGAAGAAGCTGAAGGTAAGTGCCAGTTGTAACAGTGGGATGAAGGTATTCGCAGATAAGTGAGATTTCGATAGGCCTCCAGAAACGGTACCCGCCTTTGGGAGTGTGCTAAACAGTTTAAGCAGGGCTAGAAGCAGGTATCTCATAAGAGACTTGGTCTTTGTTATATTGCATGTCTCTAAAAAGTTATCATTTTTAACGGAAGGTTAAGTAAAGAGTATTACACCAAAAATGATCCTTGAAATCCATTTTTTTCCTTAATCTGCTTGCAATGAGTCCTGGTGCCAATTTAAGAGGTTCCagagaattattattattatttttttaatcaaaaattttgaaagagggaaaacccctttgagtgatttctttttggaaatctttctcaaagaggcacaaaacaggttccagagaaaccttcagagacttttTCACTGGTTTGCAAGAAGTTTCTGCTCAGATTTCTTGAGGAAAAACTTCCGGAATTTTGCTAATGTGTTTAGATATTTCTTCTTGCATACTTTCAAgacttcctccagaaattcgtcAAGCGGTGTTTCAAGGGATGCTTAGTGTCGTTTACCCGGAAAGTCTGGGAATTTTTCTTGAGGTCAAGGAAAAAAGTTAACCGTACTATGAGTAGTATTGGTAACTACAAGTCCATAAATCCAATTCAGCTATTCAATGGAATGTGATCTTTCTCCTAAAATGTCTAGCTAACCATCTCAACATACCTTtagatcaggcctgcccaacgtgCGGCCATCGGAAGGTTTGACGATTCTTCTAATATTTGGTCCGTCCACTTTTCAACCAACTTGAAGTTTGTACTTACCAATCggtaattatttaaattatttttttttttgggaacatGATTTTCTGCGTCATTCAAAATCTTTGTCTCTAATATTTTGTAGCTGATTTTCAGGTATTGTCGATTGGGTTTTAATAACGGTTAAATTTGTTCTGCAAATCAATCTAACATAAACCTCAACATTAtgagaaaaaatcaagtttataAGAATAATCTTGTCAGTGTTACAACATTGTTTAATTCTGactttttttaatattgaatTAATGAAGCTTAAACAAAATGCTAAATTTTCATCTATAATTTTTACTATATCAGTAATGTAATGTTTTCCCAGGACCCTGGAAAAAAATTTACCAACTTATGGGAGTgatatacagtaatgacccgattttgtctacccctgaTTTTAGCATCcctttttgcccgattttgtcagcccagaatttatattcattttaattagtctaaacacgtctatactggtaatattgggtgcataaagtcaattataaCCTTTGCCACGACTATTCAATCATCTAAAgaccgaaattttgaaatttgaaattcttaataattatccaagaaacttatcaatgattacggtacatagaaaatggaagtTAAATATAATGTTTGTATtcacaaaatcataaaactaagtccttGAGTCCTTGAAACCAGTCGAAAAATTTTTCCCGATTTAGCtcttccgattttgtcaaccctaaatgcagcatggggctgacaaaatcgggacagtACTGTACAGAGAATTAGGAGTGATCACATAGCAGGATTATAAACGGAAACAGACAGGCTTTTCGCCTTGGACGGGATTGGCTATGAATTCTGGACACGATTTTCACGGATAACATGGGCATGAATCTTTCATAATCTTCAACAGGATTCCATAGAATTCTTGGTaggattttcatcaaattcaatacacaattttcaaaaatcttgacaATAATTAGAATGAAATCCTGGACAGCATTCATAAAGATTTCAAAGTAGGATTTCGAAACGAATTTTAGgcgaaattctgaaaaaatcctgtgCACAATTCTTGTCTCTTTTATTCACAAAAGAGAGCATCGATGAAGAGAATCGATcctgcgacttacgcccttgtTCTAGCACACGATTGATATATGAAACTGATTTTTGATTAACATCTTGCAAattaaataaaacttaaatcgaTCTTGTTAATGTTACAactgcagggctgttacaacaggCGCGAAttccgcgattttcgcggatttgtagcggatttggccagccaagcgcgaaaatcgcgggtgaataaaattctgtcgcgaaAATAGCGAATTTCCCAAATAATGCGGCAAAAATTGCAGTTATTGCgaatcttttgaaatttttccattCTGCgatagccgccaagttctaccgcagctgtcaaagttctaccgcaggttTGAGAATCATTAtatcattgaacgaaaccatgtaatcaaagtatgctagtagaGTTCAAAGTTTCGAAAAACAGCCGAAAACAACAGTCATCagcgtggtttccaaggtatcatcgcagccgatcgatgatgctttgtgaaaGTCAGTAATGTGactgctgcggtagctttctgctcaaccgtagaacggaaagttatctctgaaattgcaatataTACATACAGTCGTGATTTCATAATTaggaaatttctatttaaaACGGAAATTTCAAGTCGTCAAGAACAGTAAAGTTCAGTTAATATAGTCACTGATATCAAAAATACTGTTTAAGGAAATATTAAAAGCAGtaacattttatttgtaaatcattttcattttatttggagTCATTTCTCTCGAGGGTCGCTAATCAATCAAGAGATAGTTCCTCC
It contains:
- the LOC110677764 gene encoding 60S ribosomal protein L13a-like; the encoded protein is MPGLSEKPILIDGRGHLLGRLASVIAKQILNGRKVVVVRCEDLQLSGHFFRNKIKFLAYLRKRCNVNPARGPFHFRAPSRMLWKAVRGMVPHKTKRGHNALKRLKVYEGIPSPFDRQKRLCVPTAMRQLCLRPDRKFCDVGRVAHEVGWKYRDVVNNLEAKRKIKSRLSYLHSKKLKKLTWKARTAVADKVKDQDAVLRKYGYLTSEFEKKWSRPVLNAQPAKPGKKKRQAAAGSN